One genomic segment of Brevibacillus laterosporus LMG 15441 includes these proteins:
- a CDS encoding polyribonucleotide nucleotidyltransferase, with the protein MEQQYRTFDFDLAGRKLTLEFGKVAKQAQGSVLVRYGDTTILSAVTVSKEPKDLDFFPLTVNYEERLYAVGKIPGGFIKREGRPSERAILASRLIDRPIRPLFLEGFRNDVQVVNTVLSVDQDCSTEIAAMIGTSAALSTSEIPFNGPIAGVIVGRIDGKFIINPTIAEQEKSDIHLVVAGTMDAINMVEAGAKEVPEEIMLEAIMYGHDHIKKIVAFQNDIVAEIGKQKMEVVLHSVDEEVDQAVRAFADAKIREAVRVEEKHARAEAIDAVKEETQVHFAEVYPEREGEISEILYDMVKEEVRRLITHEKIRPDGRALTEIRPLSSEVGILPRTHGSGLFTRGQTQALSVCTLGALGDVQILDGLGLEETKRFMHHYNFPPYSVGEARPLRPPGRREIGHGALGERAIEPIIPSEVEFPYTIRLVSEVIESNGSTSQASICGSVLALMDAGVPIKAPVAGIAMGLIMDTDGEHFSILTDIQGMEDHLGDMDFKVAGTAEGVTALQMDIKIEGINREILEQALTQAKEGRMHILESMLATINAPRDHLSPYAPKIMTMSINPEKIRDVIGPQGRVINKIIEETGVKIDIEQDGRIFIASTDADANLRAKQIIEDLVREVEVGQTYLGTVKRVEKYGAFIELFAGKEGLCHISQLAEERVAKTEDVVSVGDKILVKVTEIDDQGRVNISRKAVLKEQAQAAPQETE; encoded by the coding sequence ATGGAGCAACAATATCGTACTTTTGACTTTGATTTAGCAGGCCGAAAACTTACGCTTGAGTTTGGTAAAGTTGCAAAACAGGCACAAGGTTCGGTCTTAGTGCGTTACGGAGATACCACCATTCTATCTGCGGTTACCGTTTCGAAAGAACCAAAAGACTTGGATTTCTTTCCATTAACGGTAAACTATGAAGAGCGCTTATATGCAGTAGGTAAAATTCCAGGTGGATTTATTAAGCGAGAAGGTCGCCCAAGCGAGAGAGCTATTTTGGCGAGCCGATTAATTGACCGTCCAATTCGCCCTTTATTCTTGGAAGGCTTCCGCAATGATGTACAAGTAGTAAATACAGTTCTTTCCGTTGATCAGGATTGTTCAACCGAAATCGCAGCAATGATTGGTACTTCTGCTGCATTGAGTACATCTGAAATCCCATTTAATGGTCCGATTGCTGGTGTTATTGTAGGCCGTATTGACGGTAAATTTATTATCAACCCTACGATTGCTGAGCAAGAAAAAAGTGATATCCATCTAGTGGTGGCAGGTACGATGGACGCTATTAACATGGTAGAGGCTGGTGCAAAAGAAGTACCGGAAGAAATCATGCTAGAAGCGATCATGTATGGTCACGATCACATCAAGAAAATAGTTGCTTTTCAAAATGACATCGTAGCTGAAATTGGTAAGCAAAAAATGGAAGTCGTCTTGCATAGTGTAGACGAGGAAGTTGACCAGGCTGTGCGTGCTTTTGCTGATGCTAAAATACGTGAAGCAGTCCGTGTTGAAGAGAAGCATGCCCGTGCAGAAGCGATCGATGCTGTTAAAGAAGAGACACAAGTTCATTTTGCTGAGGTGTATCCAGAGCGCGAGGGAGAAATTAGCGAAATTCTCTACGACATGGTGAAAGAAGAAGTTCGTCGTCTCATTACCCATGAAAAAATTCGCCCAGACGGTCGTGCACTAACTGAAATTCGTCCATTGTCGAGCGAAGTGGGGATTTTACCAAGAACACACGGTTCAGGTTTATTTACTCGCGGTCAAACACAAGCATTGAGCGTTTGTACATTAGGAGCACTTGGTGATGTACAAATTTTGGATGGACTTGGTCTTGAAGAAACAAAACGCTTCATGCATCATTATAATTTCCCTCCTTACAGCGTAGGGGAAGCACGTCCACTTCGTCCTCCAGGTCGTCGTGAAATCGGTCACGGTGCATTGGGTGAAAGAGCAATTGAACCAATCATCCCTAGTGAAGTAGAATTCCCTTACACAATTCGCCTAGTATCAGAGGTAATTGAATCGAATGGTTCTACTTCTCAAGCGTCTATCTGTGGTAGTGTTCTTGCTTTGATGGATGCAGGGGTACCAATTAAAGCACCAGTTGCTGGTATCGCAATGGGCTTGATCATGGATACAGATGGTGAACATTTCTCCATCCTAACAGACATCCAAGGTATGGAAGACCACTTGGGAGATATGGACTTTAAGGTAGCAGGTACCGCTGAAGGGGTTACAGCTCTTCAAATGGATATCAAGATTGAAGGTATCAATCGTGAAATCCTAGAGCAAGCATTGACGCAAGCGAAGGAAGGCAGAATGCATATTCTGGAAAGCATGCTGGCTACAATCAATGCTCCGCGCGATCACTTGTCTCCTTATGCACCTAAGATCATGACAATGTCAATTAACCCAGAAAAAATTCGTGATGTGATTGGGCCACAAGGTCGCGTTATCAATAAGATCATCGAAGAGACAGGCGTTAAAATTGATATTGAGCAAGATGGTCGTATCTTTATCGCCTCTACGGATGCAGATGCGAACCTACGTGCAAAACAAATCATCGAGGATTTGGTACGCGAAGTAGAAGTGGGTCAAACTTACTTGGGAACTGTGAAACGTGTTGAAAAATACGGTGCATTCATCGAGTTGTTTGCAGGTAAAGAAGGACTTTGCCACATTTCACAACTAGCGGAAGAACGCGTCGCTAAAACGGAAGATGTAGTTTCTGTCGGGGATAAAATCTTGGTTAAAGTGACCGAGATTGATGACCAAGGCCGCGTTAATATTTCTCGAAAAGCTGTTTTGAAAGAACAAGCGCAGGCTGCACCACAAGAAACTGAATAA
- the rpsO gene encoding 30S ribosomal protein S15, whose translation MALTQERKTQLINEFRTHDNDTGSPEVQIAILTENINNLNEHLRTHKKDHHSRRGLLKMVGQRRNLLGYLRDSDVARYRTLVDKLGLRR comes from the coding sequence ATGGCACTTACTCAAGAGCGTAAAACTCAATTGATCAATGAATTCCGTACACATGATAACGATACTGGATCTCCTGAGGTTCAAATCGCAATTCTTACGGAAAACATCAACAATCTTAACGAACACCTACGCACTCATAAGAAAGATCACCACAGCCGTCGTGGTCTATTGAAAATGGTAGGTCAACGCCGTAACCTTTTAGGTTACCTAAGAGACAGCGACGTTGCTCGTTATCGTACATTGGTTGACAAACTTGGTCTTCGCCGTTAA
- a CDS encoding bifunctional riboflavin kinase/FAD synthetase, whose amino-acid sequence MPNQKKFFAHEVGTLNIIRLSYPLSSEIELQPCAVAMGYFDGVHIGHRRVIQRAIDHAQAHGIKSGVLTFDPHPREVLGRSGYSQYITPLDDKLEQFEKMGVDIVFVMQFDIAFSSIYPEDFVEEVILPLQVKHIVVGFDNTFAYRGMGTTQTLLELSKDRYTVDIIGPVNRLGEKVSSTIIREYLHQGEVEQVRHLLGRPYKVKGTVIHGDKRGRTIGFPTANVGVDEPYLIGKNGVYGVRITVDGQTYDGVMNIGIKPTFELEKREKSLEVHIIGFKDEIYGKNVEVELLFMIRDEIKFSGVDALVAQIQQDVNFAKDKFAKLA is encoded by the coding sequence ATGCCAAACCAGAAAAAGTTTTTCGCACATGAGGTGGGGACTTTGAACATAATACGACTATCCTATCCGCTTTCATCTGAGATCGAATTACAACCATGCGCGGTCGCCATGGGATACTTCGATGGTGTTCATATCGGGCATCGTCGCGTCATCCAGCGAGCGATTGATCATGCCCAGGCACATGGAATAAAAAGTGGTGTCTTGACCTTTGACCCACATCCACGTGAAGTTCTAGGCAGAAGTGGTTATTCTCAATATATCACCCCGTTGGATGATAAGCTGGAGCAATTCGAAAAAATGGGAGTAGACATCGTCTTTGTCATGCAATTTGATATTGCCTTCTCCTCTATTTATCCTGAGGATTTTGTAGAAGAAGTGATTTTGCCGCTTCAGGTCAAGCATATTGTGGTTGGTTTTGACAATACGTTTGCTTATCGGGGAATGGGGACCACTCAGACGCTATTAGAACTAAGCAAGGACCGATATACTGTAGATATCATTGGTCCAGTAAATCGTTTAGGCGAAAAGGTAAGTAGTACCATTATTCGGGAATATCTGCACCAGGGAGAAGTAGAGCAAGTACGTCATCTGTTAGGACGCCCTTATAAGGTAAAGGGAACAGTGATTCACGGAGACAAGCGCGGTCGAACCATCGGGTTTCCTACGGCAAATGTCGGTGTGGACGAGCCTTATTTAATCGGGAAAAATGGTGTATATGGCGTTCGAATTACCGTTGATGGTCAAACCTATGACGGTGTGATGAATATTGGAATTAAGCCGACTTTTGAGCTGGAGAAGCGTGAAAAATCGCTGGAAGTTCATATCATAGGGTTTAAAGATGAGATTTATGGAAAAAATGTAGAAGTAGAATTACTCTTCATGATCCGCGATGAAATTAAATTTTCTGGCGTGGATGCTCTTGTCGCCCAAATCCAGCAAGACGTGAATTTTGCTAAAGATAAATTTGCTAAGTTGGCTTGA
- the truB gene encoding tRNA pseudouridine(55) synthase TruB codes for MNEQQHGVLVLHKPAGMTSHDCVAKIRRIYQTKKVGHTGTLDPDVTGVLPICINNATRIVEYLQELPKAYEVVMRIGSTTTTEDASGEVVETAKVDAASITRERVEEAMKEMLGVIEQTPPMYSAIKVNGQRLYDLAREGITIERKAREVTIYELQLHHIESNAEYVDVSFYCLCSKGTYMRTLCVDLGQKLGYPAHMAKLVRVKSGPFTMQHAHTFEELEASMNKEQGSKSIEQLVIPIGEALSYLPRYEITADRAKAVLNGLETGLPGCQVEEGKLICLYSNGQLLGIHKVYKSHRGLYAKPEKVFRT; via the coding sequence ATGAATGAGCAGCAGCATGGAGTTCTCGTTTTACATAAACCAGCAGGAATGACTTCACATGATTGTGTTGCCAAAATTCGTCGCATCTATCAAACGAAAAAAGTGGGGCATACGGGAACATTAGACCCTGATGTAACAGGTGTGTTACCTATATGCATAAATAATGCGACACGAATTGTGGAGTACTTACAGGAGCTTCCAAAGGCTTATGAGGTTGTTATGCGTATTGGTTCAACCACGACAACCGAGGATGCCTCTGGTGAGGTAGTGGAGACAGCTAAGGTGGATGCTGCGAGCATTACTAGAGAACGGGTTGAGGAAGCAATGAAGGAAATGCTTGGCGTAATCGAACAAACCCCTCCTATGTACTCTGCTATTAAGGTAAATGGACAGCGTCTGTATGATTTAGCCCGTGAAGGAATTACGATTGAGCGAAAGGCTCGCGAGGTTACTATTTATGAATTACAGCTCCATCACATTGAATCTAACGCAGAATATGTAGATGTGTCGTTTTATTGTCTTTGCTCCAAAGGGACGTATATGCGTACGTTATGTGTTGACCTTGGACAAAAACTGGGGTATCCTGCGCATATGGCCAAGTTAGTTCGTGTCAAAAGCGGACCATTTACAATGCAGCATGCTCATACGTTTGAGGAATTGGAAGCCAGCATGAACAAGGAGCAGGGCTCTAAGAGCATTGAGCAACTTGTGATTCCAATTGGAGAAGCCTTATCTTATTTGCCTCGCTATGAAATTACAGCGGATCGAGCTAAGGCTGTTCTAAACGGATTGGAAACAGGCTTGCCAGGTTGTCAGGTTGAGGAAGGGAAGCTCATTTGTTTGTATAGTAATGGTCAATTACTTGGCATTCATAAGGTATATAAGAGCCACCGAGGTCTATATGCCAAACCAGAAAAAGTTTTTCGCACATGA
- a CDS encoding DHH family phosphoesterase: MNIDQTVFLDAARFVRENERFLIISHVNPDGDTTGSALAMALLLEQMGKSYVIVNQGSTPDMFSFLPRSNHIINLSEQTVDEKFSCVIAVDAADSSRMGEVTHLFAPDAQILNIDHHPTNDAFGTYNILLPHAAATAEIMYDWCVASSFSLTKEIATCIYTGLLTDTGGFRYSNTTPHVMEIASHLLTYGVSSAEIAERCLESITLKHVQVLKRALASLKLTNEGLVATMQISKQDFLETHSTNDDTGGIVNYGRNIEGVEVGILFTEVEEGIIKISLRSRAKVDVAQIAKNIGGGGHARAAGCTMKDVTLEEAKKSVLTLVDQVLGVERNE; encoded by the coding sequence ATGAATATCGACCAAACTGTTTTCTTAGATGCCGCTCGTTTTGTTCGTGAAAACGAGCGTTTCTTAATTATTTCCCACGTTAATCCTGATGGTGATACGACGGGCTCTGCACTGGCTATGGCTTTGTTGTTAGAACAGATGGGGAAAAGCTATGTGATAGTAAACCAAGGGTCTACACCTGATATGTTCTCCTTTTTACCGCGCTCCAACCACATCATCAACCTATCGGAACAAACTGTGGATGAGAAATTCTCCTGCGTTATCGCTGTAGACGCGGCAGATAGCAGTCGGATGGGAGAAGTAACTCATTTGTTTGCTCCAGATGCACAAATTCTAAATATTGACCATCATCCTACCAATGATGCGTTTGGTACGTATAACATTCTCCTGCCTCATGCCGCTGCAACGGCAGAGATTATGTATGATTGGTGTGTTGCTTCCTCCTTTTCATTAACAAAAGAAATTGCTACATGTATCTATACAGGATTACTTACGGATACAGGTGGTTTCCGATATTCCAATACGACACCGCACGTGATGGAAATCGCCTCCCATCTACTTACATATGGAGTTTCTTCAGCCGAGATCGCAGAACGTTGTCTAGAGAGCATTACATTAAAGCATGTACAGGTTCTAAAACGTGCTTTAGCATCTCTGAAACTGACTAACGAGGGACTCGTGGCCACTATGCAAATATCAAAACAGGATTTTTTAGAAACCCATTCAACCAATGATGATACAGGTGGCATTGTAAATTACGGGCGTAATATTGAAGGCGTCGAGGTTGGAATATTATTCACCGAGGTAGAAGAAGGCATTATCAAAATTAGCCTGCGTTCACGTGCGAAGGTAGATGTAGCTCAGATAGCTAAGAATATCGGCGGCGGTGGACATGCCCGCGCAGCAGGTTGCACGATGAAGGATGTAACTTTGGAAGAAGCCAAGAAGTCTGTTTTGACATTGGTAGATCAAGTGCTTGGAGTGGAAAGAAATGAATGA
- the rbfA gene encoding 30S ribosome-binding factor RbfA: MNKTRMSRVSEEIKKELSILLQREMKDPRIGFVTVTDVEVTSDLQQAKVYISVFGDESKREESLKGLQKARGFLRTEVGRRIKLRHVPELLFKLDASIDYGNKIDNLLREISPNEGEK, translated from the coding sequence ATGAATAAAACCCGAATGAGTCGCGTAAGTGAAGAGATCAAAAAAGAATTGAGCATTCTGTTGCAACGTGAAATGAAAGATCCACGCATCGGTTTTGTAACAGTAACAGATGTGGAAGTAACTAGTGACCTTCAACAAGCAAAAGTGTACATTAGCGTTTTCGGAGATGAGAGCAAACGTGAAGAATCGCTGAAAGGCTTGCAAAAAGCAAGAGGCTTTCTACGCACAGAAGTGGGCCGTCGTATCAAATTAAGACATGTGCCTGAGCTTCTATTCAAACTGGATGCTTCCATTGATTACGGAAATAAAATCGATAACCTTTTGCGTGAAATCTCCCCAAATGAAGGAGAGAAATAG
- a CDS encoding DUF503 domain-containing protein, with the protein MVAVTQLELFMPYTSSLKEKRSIIKSVMSQIRNKYNVSIAEIDFHEQWQRTLLEVAAVANEYSFLQKEITTIVRFVETFSDVELIRADTEYYD; encoded by the coding sequence ATGGTAGCCGTGACGCAGTTAGAATTGTTTATGCCCTATACGAGTTCTCTTAAGGAAAAACGTTCGATTATTAAAAGCGTCATGAGTCAAATTCGAAATAAGTACAATGTATCAATTGCTGAAATAGATTTTCACGAGCAATGGCAGCGTACCTTACTTGAGGTAGCTGCCGTTGCCAATGAATACTCCTTTTTGCAAAAGGAAATTACCACCATCGTGCGGTTTGTAGAAACATTTTCCGACGTAGAGTTAATTCGTGCGGATACGGAATACTACGACTAA
- the infB gene encoding translation initiation factor IF-2 yields MKTRVYEYAKKHNMSSKEIVTLLKRINIDVSNHMSIMDEETVQKLEQHLANLRANASSGNTQAKQVQQPKQDKPQTITSSEARATSQSEKSPKQDGQKPQIAYAAGNTSAQAKSRGTQNQNQGKNQERRANTMSQNKKQDAKQNEVKDQTTNVEAERKEETLADKAKIPAKVGMEKREKIKKAPQTKKTFEDNRKGPQFNKNQKRSNGRQGGAPVQRPVLELPSKITFTESLTANELGKKLRREPAEIIKKLFALGIMATINQDLDRDTIELICADYGVEVEEKIVIDETNFETIAEVDAEEDLSERPPVVTIMGHVDHGKTTLLDAIRSTNVVAGEAGGITQHIGAYQVEIKGKKITFLDTPGHAAFTTMRARGAQVTDITILVVAADDGVKPQTIEAISHAKAANVPIIVAVNKIDKPAADLDRVKQELMQFELVSEEWGGDTIFCPLSAKQRTGIEELLEYILLVSEVQELKANPDKRARGTVVEAELDKGRGPVATVLVQHGTLRVGDPIVVGSAFGRIRAMVNDKGRRMKEAPPSMPVEITGLNDVPQAGDQFMVFEDEKKARSIGESRAVKQRDSERRASARVSLDDLFTQIQEGDIKELNLIIKADVQGSVEALRGSLEKIEVNGTRVKVIHTGAGAITESDVTLANASNAIIIGFNVRPEPNARSMAEQEQIDIRLHRVIYTVIEEIESALKGMLDPVYKEEIIGQAEARQIFKVSKVGTIAGCYVTEGKLSRDAGARLIRDGVVIYEGKLDTLKRFKDDVKEVATNYECGVTLERFTDIKEGDIIEAFIMVEVKA; encoded by the coding sequence ATGAAGACACGCGTATATGAATACGCAAAGAAACATAACATGAGCAGTAAAGAAATTGTTACTCTCTTGAAGAGAATCAATATAGATGTCAGCAATCACATGAGTATTATGGACGAAGAAACGGTACAAAAATTGGAACAGCATTTAGCAAATTTACGAGCGAATGCTTCCAGTGGTAACACCCAAGCAAAACAAGTGCAACAACCAAAGCAAGATAAGCCACAAACCATAACGAGCAGCGAGGCGCGAGCCACATCCCAATCGGAAAAATCCCCCAAACAAGACGGTCAAAAACCGCAAATTGCATATGCTGCTGGTAACACCTCAGCTCAAGCAAAGAGTAGAGGAACGCAAAACCAAAATCAGGGGAAGAATCAGGAGCGAAGAGCAAATACTATGAGTCAAAACAAAAAACAAGATGCAAAGCAAAATGAAGTAAAAGATCAAACGACCAATGTTGAGGCAGAACGTAAGGAAGAAACGCTAGCAGACAAAGCGAAAATTCCAGCAAAAGTTGGAATGGAAAAACGCGAAAAAATTAAGAAGGCTCCACAAACTAAAAAAACCTTTGAAGATAACAGAAAAGGACCGCAGTTTAATAAAAACCAAAAACGTTCAAATGGACGTCAAGGTGGAGCCCCTGTACAACGGCCTGTGTTAGAATTGCCTAGCAAAATTACGTTTACAGAGTCACTTACTGCAAACGAATTGGGTAAAAAGCTAAGAAGAGAGCCAGCAGAAATTATTAAAAAACTATTCGCTTTAGGTATCATGGCTACGATCAATCAGGATCTAGATCGAGATACCATCGAATTAATTTGTGCTGATTACGGTGTAGAAGTAGAAGAAAAAATCGTCATTGATGAAACAAACTTCGAAACAATCGCTGAAGTGGATGCAGAAGAAGATCTAAGTGAACGTCCTCCAGTTGTTACCATCATGGGTCACGTTGACCACGGTAAAACAACGTTGCTAGATGCGATTCGCTCTACAAATGTTGTTGCAGGAGAAGCTGGTGGTATTACACAGCATATCGGTGCTTACCAAGTTGAAATTAAAGGCAAGAAAATTACCTTCCTGGATACACCTGGTCACGCGGCGTTTACTACAATGCGTGCTCGTGGTGCTCAAGTTACGGATATCACTATTCTTGTTGTAGCTGCTGATGATGGTGTGAAACCACAAACAATCGAAGCAATCAGCCATGCGAAAGCGGCAAATGTTCCGATTATCGTTGCTGTCAACAAGATTGATAAACCAGCTGCTGATCTAGATCGTGTAAAACAAGAATTAATGCAATTCGAATTAGTATCGGAAGAGTGGGGCGGCGATACGATTTTCTGCCCGCTATCCGCAAAACAGCGTACAGGTATTGAAGAACTTTTAGAATACATTCTATTGGTTTCTGAAGTACAAGAATTAAAGGCTAATCCTGATAAACGTGCTCGCGGTACGGTTGTTGAAGCTGAGTTGGACAAAGGTCGCGGTCCTGTTGCAACTGTATTGGTTCAGCATGGTACGCTCCGTGTCGGTGATCCAATCGTTGTAGGCTCTGCTTTCGGTCGCATTCGTGCTATGGTGAACGACAAAGGTCGCCGCATGAAAGAAGCACCACCGTCCATGCCAGTTGAAATCACCGGTTTAAATGATGTACCTCAGGCTGGGGATCAATTCATGGTATTCGAGGATGAAAAGAAAGCTCGTTCCATCGGTGAATCTCGTGCAGTTAAACAGCGTGATTCTGAGCGCCGTGCAAGTGCGCGTGTTTCCTTGGATGACTTGTTTACTCAAATCCAAGAAGGCGATATTAAAGAATTAAACCTAATTATTAAAGCAGACGTTCAAGGTTCTGTAGAAGCTCTTCGAGGTTCTTTAGAGAAAATTGAAGTGAATGGTACTCGCGTGAAGGTTATTCACACAGGCGCTGGTGCGATTACAGAGTCTGATGTTACTTTAGCAAATGCTTCTAACGCAATTATCATTGGTTTCAACGTACGTCCTGAACCGAATGCTCGCAGTATGGCTGAGCAGGAGCAAATTGATATCCGCCTACACCGCGTTATCTACACTGTAATTGAAGAGATTGAATCCGCATTGAAAGGGATGCTTGATCCTGTATATAAAGAGGAGATCATTGGTCAAGCGGAAGCGCGTCAGATCTTCAAAGTATCTAAAGTGGGTACAATTGCAGGTTGCTATGTTACGGAAGGTAAACTGAGCCGTGACGCAGGTGCGCGATTGATTCGTGATGGCGTAGTTATTTACGAAGGTAAATTAGATACGCTAAAACGTTTCAAGGACGATGTGAAAGAAGTGGCGACGAACTACGAGTGCGGTGTTACTCTAGAACGTTTTACGGATATTAAAGAGGGCGACATTATCGAAGCCTTCATTATGGTTGAAGTTAAAGCCTAA
- a CDS encoding YlxQ family RNA-binding protein, producing the protein MNQKVAQLLGLAMRAGKVVTGEGLVINGVRNGQAKLVLLATDASANTTKKVSDKCLYYKVPCYSLSTRYELGSAIGKEARVSVAITDTKMAKSMENLLTPNP; encoded by the coding sequence ATGAATCAAAAAGTAGCGCAATTGCTAGGGTTGGCCATGCGTGCAGGCAAAGTAGTAACGGGTGAAGGTCTCGTGATCAATGGGGTTCGTAACGGACAGGCAAAGCTTGTCCTTCTGGCTACAGATGCATCAGCTAACACGACCAAGAAAGTGTCCGACAAATGCCTGTATTATAAGGTGCCTTGTTATTCGCTTTCGACCAGGTACGAACTTGGAAGTGCGATTGGTAAAGAAGCTCGAGTCTCGGTCGCCATCACAGATACAAAGATGGCGAAGAGCATGGAGAACCTTCTCACACCTAATCCATAA
- the rnpM gene encoding RNase P modulator RnpM: protein MKVKKVPLRKCIVCQEMYPKKELLRVVRTPDEQILIDPSGRASGRGTYVCQKESCRTPDTFTAGKWKKVLERALNTSISQEQYENFREKWLEMMGK from the coding sequence ATGAAAGTAAAAAAAGTTCCATTACGTAAATGCATCGTTTGTCAGGAAATGTACCCGAAGAAGGAATTGCTCCGCGTCGTTCGAACGCCGGATGAACAAATTTTGATTGATCCGAGCGGAAGGGCGTCCGGACGCGGCACTTATGTTTGTCAAAAAGAGAGTTGCCGCACACCAGATACTTTCACTGCTGGAAAATGGAAAAAAGTTTTGGAGCGTGCGCTAAACACCAGCATTTCACAGGAACAATACGAGAACTTCCGCGAGAAATGGCTGGAGATGATGGGGAAATGA
- the nusA gene encoding transcription termination factor NusA, giving the protein MNAEFITALHDLEKEKGIDKEVLIEAIEAALISGYKRNFNSAQNVRVDVNRHSGQVRVFARKNVVEDVLDARLEISLEAANEIDPNFRIDDIVEIEVTPRDFGRIAAQTAKQVVTQRIREAERGLIYNEFIDREEDIVNGIVQRQDSRAYFVDLGKVEAVMPLTEKMPTDDFKPQDRIKAYIIKVEKTTKGPQIVISRTHPGLLKRLFELEVPEIYDGVVEIKSVAREAGDRSKIAVHSTNEEVDPVGACVGPKGLRVQTIVNELKGEKIDIVRWSEDPAEYVANALSPSKVVHVEVNEEEKMTRVIVPDYQLSLAIGKRGQNARLAAKLTGWKIDIKSESQAEQEGISYPKPSDEDASDVGME; this is encoded by the coding sequence ATGAATGCAGAGTTTATTACAGCACTGCATGATCTGGAAAAGGAAAAGGGGATTGACAAAGAGGTTTTGATTGAGGCGATTGAAGCAGCGCTGATCTCTGGTTACAAGCGCAACTTTAACTCCGCACAAAACGTTCGTGTTGATGTAAACCGCCATTCAGGTCAAGTTCGCGTGTTTGCACGTAAAAATGTTGTAGAAGATGTGTTAGATGCTCGTTTGGAGATTTCTTTGGAGGCTGCTAATGAAATCGATCCTAACTTCCGCATTGATGACATCGTTGAAATTGAAGTAACGCCTCGTGATTTTGGACGCATTGCGGCTCAAACGGCGAAGCAAGTCGTTACGCAACGCATTCGTGAAGCAGAACGCGGACTTATTTATAATGAATTTATTGATCGTGAAGAAGATATCGTAAATGGTATCGTTCAACGCCAAGATTCCCGCGCTTATTTTGTTGACTTGGGGAAAGTGGAAGCGGTAATGCCTCTCACTGAAAAAATGCCAACAGATGATTTTAAACCACAAGACCGAATCAAAGCATATATTATTAAAGTAGAGAAAACGACAAAGGGTCCCCAAATCGTCATTTCCCGTACGCACCCAGGACTATTAAAACGTCTATTTGAATTGGAAGTACCTGAAATTTATGACGGTGTCGTTGAAATTAAATCAGTCGCGAGAGAAGCTGGAGATCGTTCTAAAATTGCGGTTCACTCCACAAATGAAGAGGTCGATCCAGTGGGTGCCTGTGTAGGTCCTAAAGGTCTACGCGTACAAACGATCGTAAACGAACTAAAGGGCGAAAAAATTGACATCGTTCGCTGGTCTGAGGACCCGGCTGAGTACGTAGCTAACGCGTTAAGTCCGTCTAAAGTAGTTCACGTTGAAGTGAACGAAGAAGAGAAAATGACGCGCGTAATCGTACCTGATTATCAATTGTCGCTAGCTATTGGAAAACGTGGACAAAATGCACGCCTGGCAGCCAAACTTACTGGATGGAAAATAGACATTAAGAGTGAAAGTCAAGCTGAACAAGAGGGGATTTCCTATCCTAAGCCTTCCGATGAAGACGCTAGCGATGTGGGTATGGAATGA
- the rimP gene encoding ribosome maturation factor RimP: MSKVVQIVEELLTPILEETGLELVDIEYKKEGSNWFLRIFIDNDSSNIDIEDCGTVSEKLGAKLDELDPIPTAYFLEVSSPGAERPLRKEKDYHKAVGKHVHITTKEAVDGHTLFEGTLEAFDGDTLTISEQKNKYTIKMDQISEARLAIVF, from the coding sequence TTGAGCAAGGTAGTGCAAATTGTTGAGGAACTACTGACTCCTATCCTTGAAGAAACAGGATTGGAACTGGTGGATATCGAATACAAGAAGGAAGGTAGCAACTGGTTTTTGCGTATCTTTATCGATAATGATTCGTCCAACATCGATATTGAAGATTGCGGTACCGTTAGTGAAAAACTAGGTGCAAAGCTGGACGAATTGGACCCGATTCCAACCGCATATTTCTTAGAGGTTTCTTCGCCTGGAGCGGAGCGTCCCTTACGTAAAGAAAAAGATTATCACAAGGCTGTAGGCAAACACGTACATATCACCACCAAAGAAGCGGTGGACGGTCACACGTTGTTTGAAGGTACACTAGAAGCGTTTGACGGTGATACGTTAACGATTTCTGAACAAAAAAACAAATATACAATTAAAATGGATCAAATAAGCGAAGCCCGATTGGCTATCGTCTTTTAA